In Nitratiruptor sp. YY09-18, a single window of DNA contains:
- the aat gene encoding leucyl/phenylalanyl-tRNA--protein transferase, which produces MIVVPQLSRFSYVFPDPRRASPEGIVAFGGDLSPHRILTAYRNGIFPWYNEGDPILWWSPDPRCILYPDNIKISRSLKKSLKKYEVRVDTNFEAVIKNCKDIRDETWILPEIIEAFCELHEMGFAHSIETYYEGKLVGGLYGLSLGGVFFGESMFSKRSDASKVALVRLCDIAKRFDFDFIDCQIPSAHLRRMGAEEIAREQFLNELENALQKSGKYGKWEDICF; this is translated from the coding sequence ATGATCGTAGTGCCACAGCTAAGTAGATTTAGTTACGTATTTCCAGATCCTCGCCGCGCATCCCCTGAAGGTATTGTAGCTTTTGGCGGGGATCTGAGTCCCCATCGCATCCTCACAGCCTATCGCAACGGTATTTTCCCTTGGTACAACGAAGGTGATCCAATTCTTTGGTGGTCTCCAGATCCAAGATGTATACTCTATCCAGACAATATCAAAATATCTCGCTCACTCAAAAAGAGTCTCAAAAAATATGAAGTTCGCGTCGATACTAATTTTGAAGCAGTTATAAAAAACTGCAAAGATATTCGCGATGAGACGTGGATACTGCCTGAAATCATTGAGGCCTTTTGTGAGCTCCATGAGATGGGATTTGCTCACTCCATTGAGACATACTATGAAGGGAAGCTTGTGGGTGGGCTCTATGGTCTGAGTCTTGGTGGAGTATTTTTTGGTGAGAGTATGTTTAGTAAACGCAGTGATGCGAGTAAAGTTGCTCTTGTAAGGCTATGTGATATAGCAAAAAGATTCGATTTTGATTTTATTGATTGTCAGATTCCAAGTGCACATCTAAGGCGCATGGGAGCTGAAGAGATTGCACGAGAGCAGTTTTTGAATGAACTAGAGAATGCTTTGCAAAAAAGTGGAAAATATGGAAAATGGGAGGATATATGTTTTTAG